One window of the Suricata suricatta isolate VVHF042 chromosome 7, meerkat_22Aug2017_6uvM2_HiC, whole genome shotgun sequence genome contains the following:
- the RPS10 gene encoding 40S ribosomal protein S10: protein MLMPKKNRIAIYELLFKEGVMVAKKDVHMPKHPELADKNVPNLHVMKAMQSLKSRGYVKEQFAWRHFYWYLTNEGIQYLRDYLHLPPEIVPATLRRSRPETGRPRPKGLEGERPARLTRGEADRDTYRRSAVPPGADKKAEAGAGSATEFQFRGGFGRGRGQPPQ from the exons ATGTTGATGCCCAAGAAGAACCGAATTGCCATTTATGAACTCCTTTTCAAGGAGGGCGTGATGGTGGCCAAGAAGGACGTCCACATGCCGAAACACCCCGAGCTGGCCGACAAGAATGTCCCCAATCTGCACGTCATGAAAGCCATGCAG TCTCTCAAATCACGAGGCTACGTCAAGGAACAATTTGCCTGGAGACACTTCTATTGGTACCTAACCAACGAGGGTATCCAGTATCTCCGTGATTACCTCCACCTGCCCCCTGAGATCGTGCCCGCCACCCTGCGCCGCAGCCGTCCTGAGACTGGCAGGCCGAGGCCCAAAG GTCTGGAGGGAGAGCGACCTGCGAGGCTCACGAGAGGGGAAGCCGACAGAGACACCTACAGACGAAGCGCTGTGCCCC CTGGTGCCGACAAGAAAGCTGAGGCCGGGGCTGGGTCAGCCACTGAATTCCAGTTT AGAGGAGGATTTGGTCGCGGACGTGGTCAGCCACCTCAGTAA